From a region of the Pan paniscus chromosome 19, NHGRI_mPanPan1-v2.0_pri, whole genome shotgun sequence genome:
- the LOC100968674 gene encoding LOW QUALITY PROTEIN: uncharacterized protein LOC100968674 (The sequence of the model RefSeq protein was modified relative to this genomic sequence to represent the inferred CDS: inserted 3 bases in 2 codons) produces the protein MACDPQDDEHELKPNAALPGLQRWRGLALHEGCAGRPDPGLQKKLKADFVPSPKKDKIEPLSPLGNESCQKNGISGPSLPAWVLGHQKALPDAKKTVSGLLSAAFEPEVPVSLSQKSDHRSSLPSSPSLPLSKTLAVAYDPEDSSAANWCFGLCAVPGPASLDLGRPWPVEEAQVKAGGCCWLSSLLLEVSXLRMGRTDPLTGLQSLEGSIGXGNGGHVTSCHAPCHRPKEQLCPLSIGGPGGEVDRHLPPTGIWQQEPGLLCKKGRPKGEQWPIKTLENKHPFPRWLQIITSCKSTPGEQLTFISLS, from the exons ATGGCATGTGATCCTCAAGACGACGAACATGAACTAAAGCCAAATGCAGCCCTCCCTGGCCTCCAGAGGTGGCGTGGGCTGGCTTTGCACGAAGGTTGTGCTGGGAGACCGGACCCGGGGCTGCAGAAGAAGCTGAAGGCTGACTTTGTCCCCTCCCCGAAAAAGG ACAAAATTGAGCCATTATCTCCTCTTGGAAACGAATCTTGCCAGAAAAACGGGATTTCAGggccttccctccctgcctgggTGTTGGGCCACCAGAAGGCTCTGCCGGACGCCAAGAAGACAGTCTCTGGGCTCTTGTCAGCTGCTTTTGAACCTGAGGTTCCTGTGTCATTGAGCCAGAAATCAGACCACCGAAGCTcactcccttcctctccatctctccctctctccaagACTCTGGCGGTGGCCTATGATCCTGAAGACAGCTCTGCAGCCAACTGGTGCTTCGGCCTTTGCGCTGTCCCGGGGCCAGCTTCCCTCGACCTGGGGAGGCCGTGGCCTGTGGAGGAGGCCCAGGTAAAGGCTGGGGGCTGTTGCTGGCTATCCTCTTTGCTTCTGGAAGTTT GCCTCAGAATGGGCAGGACAGACCCACTGACTGGACTTCAGAGTCTGGAGGGTTCCATCGG CGGGAATGGCGGCCACGTGACCTCTTGCCATGCCCCTTGTCATAGACCCAAGGAGCAACTCTGTCCCCTGAGCATTGGGGGTCCCGGGGGAGAGGTGGACAGACACCTCCCTCCAACTGGCATTTGGCAACAGGAGCCTGGACTTCTGTGCAAGAAAGGGAGACCTAAGGGTGAACAGTGgccaataaaaaccctagagaaCAAACATCCATTTCCTAGGTGGTTACAAATCATAACTTCCTGCAAATCAACGCCAGGAGAGCAACTTACCTTCATTTCTTTGTCTTAA